The stretch of DNA ccaGGGGCCTTTTATTaacccagacattaaagagatttgcagaaaaatgaaacaaagccaCCCTTCTCACTAAACTGTTTTGATTTGGAAAATGTAGTTATTGTTCATgaaaaaatatgcttttttctGTTAACATGCaatgattttattattgttatttttaaatcagtgaatacataattattttttaaatttctcggttttaatttctgattcagtaaacaTTGACAGATACAATCCAGATAAGTAAAAGCTCGTTGGCATCCTCAATAATATTTAAGACTGTAGAGTCCAGAGACCAACATGTTTGAGAACGTCTAGTCTAGATCAtgcttctgtctgtctgtctgtcagtcTACCTGGAGATCTTGAGGGCTGAGTCACCTCGAGGGGTAAGACTGAGAAATGAAGCTGAAAGCTGAGGATTAAAAACAGGTCTATATGGGGGATGGTTGTATCCCACCCACTCCTTCCCCATGGAGCACAGACAGATCTTTCTAGAACCACTGCCTCACTCTGCCCAGGACTATCCTGGATTTTTACTGAAAGTCCCACCATTTGGGAAATCCCTCCCAGATGTGGAAAGTTCTGGTTTTCCATTGCGAGTGCAGGAGATTGGGGGGAAAGTATAAAACCCATACAGTGACCCCCAAAATAGGGACTGAAGCAGCACTATGTTTAATGTCAAGTGGACGTGGCAGAGATTATTTGCCTTCATAGATGTTGTCATTGTCATTCACCTCTCCTGACCGCTGATGTTGGTGACCACCATTTGTGGTTCACTCATTAGATCCTCTGTGGTTTCATCCCCCGAGCGATGAGATTCCAGTGTGCAATTCAAATGCACTGGAACTTTGACTTTGCCCTTGAAGTAATGGCTGTGCTTTGTATTGGGATAGTGCTTGTTTAACTTTTCACACTGTGAATACTGTGATCGTGTTTTCTAACAGTTCATGCCATCAAAATAAGAACAATGAACTCACACCCGCACGACCCAGACATCACTGAATGAGACTGAACAGCTGTGTTATTTTAATGACAGACAGAAGGACGCATACAACTGGATCAGGGAAATAAATAACCAAAGCAGGGCACACTGCATGACGTGCCAGAAAGAGTTTGGTCATTGTGGAGAAGAGGGCACGAAAGTACTCCTAGAGACTGCACCTCAAACATCTGGGATGAGACAGGCAAGTACTTCTAAATCCATCCAGTTTTTTGCTTCCCCAAAGACACCAATGCTCAGTCAAAAATAGTGACTGCTGAATTATCTTGAGTACACCATGCAAAAAAGCTAATAGTGttgtattcttcttttgattgctCTATGAAATTGAGTAAAGtagtaaaattacattttcttttttttttaaacatctttattgaagtataattgcttcacaatggtgtgttagtttctgctttataacaaagtgaatcagttatacatatacatatgttcccatatctcttccctcttgcatctccctcactcccaccctccccatcccacccctataggtggtcacagagcaccgagctgatctccctgtgctatgcggctgcttcccactagctatctattttacatttggtagtgtatatatgtccatgacactctctcaccctgtcacatctcacccctccccctccccatatcctcaagtccattctttagtaggtctctgtctttattcccatcttgccactaggttcttcatgactttttttttttttccttagattccatatatatgtgttagcatactgtatttgtttttctctttctgacttacttcactttgtatgacagactctgactccatccacctcattacaaatacctccatttcatttctttttatggctgagtaatattccattgtatatatgtgccacatcttctttatccattcatccgatgatggacactttggttgcttccatgtccaggctattgtaaatagagctgcaatgaaccttttggtacatgactctttttgaattatggttttctcagggtatatgcccagtagtgggattgctgggtcgtatggtagttctatttgtagttttttaaggaacctccatactgttctccatagtggctgtatcaatttacattcccaccaacagtgcaagagtgttcccttttctccacatcctctccagcatttattgtttctagatattttcatgatggccattctgaccggtgtgagatgatacctcattgtagttttgatttgcatttctctaatgattaatgatgttgagcattctttcatgtgtctgttggccatctgtatatcttctttggagaaatgtctatttaggtcttctgcccatttttggattgggttgtttgtttttttgttattgagctgcatgagctgcttgtaaatcttggagattaatcctttgtcagttgcttcatttgcaattattttctcccattctgagggttgtcttttggtcttgtttatggtttcctttgctgtgcaaaagcttttaagtttcattaggtcccatttgtttatttgtgtttttatttccatttctctaggcgctgggtcaaaaaggatcttgctgtgatttatgtcatagagtgttctgcctatgttttcctctaagagtttgatagtgtctggccctacacttaggtctttaatccgttttgaatttatttttgtgtatggtgtcagggagtgttctaatttcatacttttacatgtacctgtccaattttcccagcaccacttactgaagaggctgtcttttctccactgtatatgcttgcctcctttatcaaagataaggtgaccatatgtgcgtgggtttatctctgggctttctatcctgttccattgatctatatttctgtttttgtgccagtaccaaactgtcttgattactgtagctttgtaatatagtctgaagtcagggagcctgattcctccagctccattttttgttctcaagattgctttggctattcggggtcttttgtgtctccatacaaattgtgaaattttttgttctagttctgtgaaaaatgacagtggtagtttgatagggattgcactgaatctgtagattgctttgggtagtatagtcattttcacaatgttgattcttccaatccaagaacatggtatatctctccatctatttgtaatatctttaatttctttcatcagtgtcctataattttctgcatacaggtcttttgtctccttaggtaggtttattcctagatattttattcatttgttgcaatggtaaacgggagtgttttcttaatttcactttcagatttttcatcattagtatataggaatgcaagagatttctgtgcaataattttgtatcctgctactttaccaaattcattgattagctctagtagttttctggtggcagttttaggattctctatgtatagtatcatgtcatctgcaaacagtgacagctttacttcttcttttccaatttggattccttttatttctttttcttctctgattgctgtggctaacacttccaaaactatgttgaataatagtggtgagagtgggcaaccttgtcttgttcctaattttagtggaaatggtttcagtttttcaccattgaggacaatgttggctgtgggtttgtcatatatggcctttattatgttgaggaaagttccctctatgcctactttctgcagggcttttatcataaatgggtgttgaattttgtcgaaagctttctctgcatctattgagatgatcatatggtttttctccttcaatttgttaatatgatgtatcacgttgattgatttgcgtatattgaagaatccttgcattcctggaataaaccccacttgatcatggtgtataatccttttaatgtgctgttggattctgtttgctagtattttgttgagtatttttgcatctatgttcatcagtgatattggcctgtagttttgtttctttgtgacatctttgtctggttttcgtatcagggtgatggtggcctcgtagaatgagtttgggagtgttcctccctctgcaatattttggaagagtttgagaaggataggtgttagctcttctctaaatgtttgatagaattcgcctgtgaagccgtctggttctgggcttttgtttgttggaagatttttaatcacagtttcaatttcagtgcttgtgattggtctgttcatattttctatttcttcctggttcagtctcagtaggttgtgcatttctaagaatctgtccatttcttccaggttgtccattttattggcatatagttgcttgtagtaatctctcatgatcgtttgtatttctgcagtgtcagtggttacttctcctttttcatttctaattctattgatttgagtcttctccctttttctcttgatgagtctggctaatggtttatcaattttgtttatcttctcaaagaaccagcttttagtttcattgatttttgctattgtttccttcatttctttttcatttatttctgatctgatctgtatgatttctttccttctggtagctttggggtttttttgctcttctttctctaattgctttaggtgcaaggttaggttgtttattcgagatgtttcctgtttcttgatgtaggcttgtattgctataaacttccctcttggcactgcttttgctgcatcccataggttttgggtcgtcgtgtctccattgtcatttgtttctaggtattttttgatttcccctttgatttcttcagtgatcacttcgttattaagtagtgtattgtgtagcctccatgtgtttgtattttttacagatcttttcctgtaattgatatctaggtctcatagcgttgtggtcagaaaagatacttgatacgatttcaattttcttaaatttaccaaggcttgatttgtgacccaagatatgatctatcctggagaatgttccatgagcacttgagaaaaatgtgtattctgttgtttttgggtggaatgtcctataaatatccattaagtccatcttgtttaatgtatcatttaaagcttgtgtttccttatttattttcattttggatgatctgtccattggtgaaagtggggtgttaaagtcccctactatgattgtgttactgtcgatgtccccttttatggctgttagtatttgccttatgtattgaggtgctccaatgttgggtgcataaatatttacaattgttataccttcctcttggatcgatcccttgatcattatatagtgtccttctttgtctcttgtaatagtctttattttaaagtctattttgtctgatatgagaagtgctactccagctttcttttgatttccatttgcatggaatatctttttccatcccctcactttcagtctgtatgtgtctctaggtctgaagtgggtctcttgtagacagcatatatatgggccttgtttttgtatccattcagccagtctgtgtcttttggtgggagcatttaatccatttacatttaaggtaattatcgatatgtatgttcctattcccattttcttaaatgttttgggtttgttattgtaggtgttttccttctcttgtgtttcttgcctagagaagttcctttagcatttgttgtaaagctggtttggtggtgctgaactctctcaacttttgcttgtctgtaaaggttttaatttctccatcaaatctgaatgagatccttgctgggtagattaatcttggttgtaggtttttctccttcatcactttaaatatatcctgccactcccttctggcttgcagagtttctgctgaaagctcagctgttaaccttatggggattcccttatgttttatttgttgtttttcccttgctgcttttaatatgttttctttacatttaatttttgacagtttgattaatatgtgtcttggtgtgtttctccttggatttatcctgtatgggactctctgtgcttccaggacttgattaacaatttcctttcccatattagggaagttttcaactataatctcttcaaatattttctcagtccctttctttttctcttcttcttctgggacccctataattcgaatttggtgcatttaatgttgtcccagaggtctctgagactgtcctcagttcttttcattcttttttctttatcctgctctgcagtagttatttccaccattttatcttccaggtcacttatccattcttctgcctcagttattctgccattgatcccatctagagtatttttaatttcatttattgtgtttttcatcattgcctggttcctctttagttcttctacgtccttgttaaatgtttcttgcattttgtctattctatttccaagattttggatcatccttactatcattattctgaattctttttcaggtagactacctatttcctcttcatttgttaggtctggtgtgttttgaccctgctccttcatctgctgtgtgtttttctgtcgtctcattttgcttatcttactgtgtttggggtctccttttcacaggctgcaggttcgtagttcccgttgtttttggtatctgtccccagtggctaaggttggttcagtgggttgtgtaggcttcctggtggaggggactagtgcctgtgttctggtggatgaggttggatcttgtctttctggtgggcacgtccacgtctggtggtgtgttttggggtgtctgtggccttattatgattttaggcagcctctctgctaatggatggggctgtgttcctgtcttgctagttgtttggcatagggtgtccagcactgtagcttgctggttgttgaatgaagctgggtcttgatgttgagatggagatctctgagagattttcgccatttggtattacgtggagctgggaggtctcttgtggaccagtctccagaagttggctctcccacctcagaggcacagccttgacgcctggctggagcaccaagagcctttcatccacacggctcagaataaaagggagaaaaaaatgaaagaaagaaagaaagaggataaaataaaataaaataaagctattataataaaaagtaagaaaaaaattattaagaataaatgtattcagaaaattttatttaatttttaaaaatagatttattaattttttatagtaaaaaataagaaaaaaattattaagaaaaaaatttattaagaaaaaaatttttttaattttttaaaataaaaaatatgaaaaaacttattaaaactttttttaatttctaaaaatagaaaataaggaaaaaattattaagaaaacatttattaggaaaaaaatttttttaagtaaaaaaaaaaacaaaaaaaaaaaaccacggacctaaccctaggactaatggtgaaagcaaagctatacagacaaaatctcacccagaagcatacacatatacactcacaaaaaaaggaaaaggggaaaaattaatatatcctgctcccaaagtccacctcttgaatttgggatgattcgttgtctattcaggtattcagcagatgcaggcacatcaagttgtttgtggagctttaatccgctgcttctgaggctgctgggagagatttccctttctcttctttgttcgtacagcttccggggttcagctttggacttggacccgcctctgcgtgtaggtcgcctgagggcgtctgtttcccgcccagacagtacggggttaaaggagcagctgcttcgggggctctggctcactcaggacggggGGAGGGAGCAGCACGGATGCAGgacgagcctgtggcggcagaggccggcgtgacgttgcagcagcctgaggcgcgccgtgcgttctcccggcgaagttgtccctggatcacaggaccctggcagtggcaagctgcacaggctcccaggaggggcggtgtggagagtgacctgtgctcacacacaggcttcttggtggcggcagcagcagccttagcgtctcctgcccgtctctggggtcggcgctgataaccgcggctcgcgcccgtctctggggtccgcgctgttagccgtggctcgtgcccgcctctggggtccacgctgatcgccgcggctcgcccccgtctctggagttcgtttaggcggcgctctgaatcccctctccttgcgcgctgcgaaacaaagaggcaagaaaaagtctcttgcctcttcagcagctgcagactttttcccggactccctcccggctagcaccgaagcccaagcctcagctcccagcccccgcccaccccggcggctgagcagacaagcctctcgggctggtgagtgctactcagcaccgatcctccgtgcgggaatctctccgctttgccctctgcacccctgtggctgcgctctcctccatggctccgaagattcccccctctgccacccgcagtctctgcccacgaaggggcttcctagtgtgtggaaacctttcctccttcacggctccctcccactggtgcaggtcccgtccctattcttttgtctctgttatttcttttttcttttgccctacccaagtacgtggggagtttcttgccttttgcgaggtctgacgtcttctgccagcgttcagtgggtgttctgtaggaccagttccacgtgtagatgtatttctactgtatctgtgggaaggaaggtgatctccgcgtcttactcttccaccatcttgcccctccctctcaCATTTTCTGATTAAGAAGATGCAACTG from Balaenoptera ricei isolate mBalRic1 chromosome 21, mBalRic1.hap2, whole genome shotgun sequence encodes:
- the LOC132356574 gene encoding uncharacterized protein LOC132356574 → MVPGELIRGDGLSGSWQKVSLSSDSYVAPEGCIGHFSCIFLIRKCEREGQDGGRVRRGDHLPSHRYSRNTSTRGTGPTEHPLNAGRRRQTSQKRARRGDSERRLNELQRRGRAAAISVDPRGGHEPRLTARTPETGASRGYQRRPQRRAGDAKAAAAATKKPVCEHRSLSTPPLLGACAACHCQGPVIQGQLRRENARRASGCCNVTPASAATGSSCIRAAPSPRPE